A genome region from Staphylococcus capitis subsp. capitis includes the following:
- a CDS encoding MBL fold metallo-hydrolase, with protein MRISNLTLGLVDTNAYFIENEESVILIDPSSESDKIIKKLNQINKPFKAILLTHAHYDHIGALDDIISKYDVPVYMHQEEFDFLQDPVKNGASKFKQYGMPQVISYAKPSKLEEGSKEIEGLKFDVLHTPGHSPGSLTYVFDEFAVVGDTLFNNGIGRTDLYRGDYETLVDSIKDKIFELEGDLPLFPGHGPYTTVDDEQLNPFLNG; from the coding sequence ATGAGAATTTCAAATTTAACTTTAGGTTTAGTGGATACAAACGCATATTTCATTGAAAATGAAGAAAGTGTTATATTAATAGATCCTTCAAGTGAAAGTGATAAAATCATTAAAAAATTAAATCAAATTAATAAGCCATTTAAAGCGATTCTATTAACTCATGCTCACTACGATCACATAGGTGCTTTAGATGACATTATTTCTAAATATGACGTTCCTGTTTATATGCATCAAGAGGAATTTGATTTTTTACAAGATCCAGTAAAAAATGGTGCATCTAAATTTAAACAATATGGTATGCCTCAAGTTATAAGCTATGCTAAACCTTCAAAATTAGAAGAAGGATCAAAAGAGATTGAGGGCCTCAAATTTGACGTATTACACACTCCAGGACATTCTCCAGGTAGTTTAACTTACGTTTTTGATGAATTTGCTGTAGTGGGTGACACTTTATTTAATAATGGCATTGGTAGAACTGATCTTTATAGAGGGGACTACGAAACATTAGTTGATTCTATTAAAGATAAGATATTTGAACTTGAAGGCGATTTACCGTTATTCCCTGGTCACGGTCCATATACTACTGTTGATGATGAACAATTAAACCCTTTTTTAAATGGTTAA
- a CDS encoding YqgQ family protein, producing the protein MTRKINNFYDVLQLLKKYGFIIYFKDPEDMYEVMLQEIKSLYNFQLLSKDEYLKCILIINQRRNEHK; encoded by the coding sequence GTGACTCGAAAGATAAATAACTTTTATGATGTTTTACAGTTACTAAAAAAATATGGTTTCATCATTTACTTTAAAGATCCAGAAGATATGTATGAAGTGATGTTACAAGAGATAAAATCTTTATATAACTTTCAACTATTATCTAAAGATGAATATCTAAAATGTATTTTGATAATTAATCAGAGAAGGAATGAACATAAATGA
- a CDS encoding ROK family glucokinase produces the protein MTNIILAADIGGTTCKLGIFDTYLEQLHKWSIHTDTSDHTGELLLKNIYDSFVEKVKEFNYDFTNVQGVGIGVPGPVNFETGVVNGAVNLHWTGNVNVREIFQKFVDCPVYVDNDANVAALGEKHKGAGEGSDDVVAITLGTGLGGGIISNGEIVHGHNGSGAEIGHMRADFDQRFNCNCGKAGCIETVASATGVVNLVNFYYPKLTFKSSILQLIKDNKVTAKAVFDAAKAGDQFCIFITEKVANYIGYLCSIISVTSNPKYIVLGGGMSTAGPILIENIKTEYRNLTFTPAQFETEIVQAQLGNDAGITGAAGLIKTYVLDKEGVK, from the coding sequence ATGACAAATATTATTTTAGCGGCCGATATTGGCGGAACAACTTGTAAATTGGGAATTTTTGATACTTATCTAGAACAATTACATAAATGGTCAATTCATACAGATACTAGTGATCATACAGGTGAATTATTGCTGAAAAATATTTATGATTCTTTTGTAGAGAAAGTAAAAGAATTTAACTATGATTTTACTAATGTTCAAGGAGTAGGAATTGGGGTGCCCGGACCAGTTAATTTCGAAACTGGAGTAGTGAATGGTGCAGTAAACTTGCATTGGACAGGAAACGTTAATGTTAGAGAAATATTCCAAAAATTTGTAGATTGCCCAGTCTATGTTGATAATGATGCAAATGTTGCAGCGTTAGGCGAAAAGCATAAAGGTGCTGGCGAAGGTTCAGATGATGTTGTTGCTATTACATTAGGCACTGGACTAGGTGGCGGCATCATTTCAAATGGTGAAATAGTACATGGTCACAATGGATCAGGCGCTGAAATTGGCCACATGCGTGCAGATTTTGATCAACGTTTTAATTGTAATTGTGGTAAAGCTGGGTGTATAGAAACTGTTGCATCCGCAACTGGGGTAGTTAATTTAGTAAATTTCTACTATCCTAAACTTACTTTTAAATCTTCAATTCTACAATTAATAAAAGATAATAAAGTAACGGCTAAAGCTGTTTTTGATGCTGCTAAAGCTGGTGATCAATTCTGTATTTTTATCACAGAAAAAGTTGCAAATTATATTGGTTATTTATGTAGCATTATAAGTGTTACTAGTAATCCTAAATATATTGTACTAGGTGGTGGCATGTCTACAGCTGGACCAATTCTAATTGAAAATATTAAAACTGAATATCGCAATTTAACATTTACTCCAGCTCAATTTGAAACAGAAATTGTACAAGCACAACTTGGAAATGATGCTGGAATCACAGGTGCCGCAGGATTAATTAAAACATATGTACTAGATAAAGAGGGTGTTAAGTAA
- the comGC gene encoding competence type IV pilus major pilin ComGC — translation MLKKLKKSKAFTLIEMLLVLLIISLLLILIIPNIAKQTAHIQSTGCDAQVKMVNSQIEAYTLKHNRNPNNIEELIAEGFIKEGQKNCKSGQTISISNGEAVAN, via the coding sequence ATATTAAAAAAACTAAAAAAATCTAAAGCTTTCACTTTAATTGAAATGTTACTTGTTTTATTAATAATTAGTTTATTACTTATTTTAATTATACCTAATATTGCCAAACAAACAGCACATATCCAATCTACTGGTTGTGATGCTCAAGTAAAAATGGTAAATAGTCAAATTGAAGCATATACATTAAAGCATAATCGTAACCCTAATAATATTGAAGAATTAATTGCTGAAGGTTTTATAAAAGAAGGACAGAAAAATTGTAAATCCGGACAAACTATTAGTATTTCAAATGGTGAGGCTGTTGCGAACTAA
- a CDS encoding shikimate kinase — MKSKAPIIFVGFMGTGKTTIGRYLSDLQNLSYVDLDEYIERNENKSIPDIFQEHGEQKFRDLEFKYLKECLNTFEIISTGGGIIENKDSLKLLKNEKNVIWLDCDINVIYRRIVSDPHRPNAKDKSLEQLNTLYCSRVSRYNETAFMKVNSALTVSEIYEKILQNLFCD; from the coding sequence ATTAAAAGTAAAGCACCTATTATATTTGTTGGCTTCATGGGTACTGGTAAAACGACGATTGGACGATATCTTTCTGATTTACAAAATTTAAGTTATGTAGACTTAGATGAATATATCGAGAGAAATGAAAACAAATCAATTCCCGATATATTTCAGGAACATGGAGAACAAAAATTCCGTGATTTAGAATTTAAGTATTTAAAAGAGTGTTTGAATACATTCGAAATTATATCTACTGGTGGAGGAATAATCGAAAATAAAGATTCTTTGAAACTACTTAAAAATGAAAAGAATGTTATATGGCTTGATTGTGATATCAATGTTATTTATCGACGTATAGTTAGTGATCCTCATAGACCCAATGCTAAAGATAAATCTCTAGAACAATTAAATACCTTGTATTGTTCAAGGGTTTCAAGATATAATGAAACCGCATTCATGAAGGTGAATAGCGCACTCACTGTTTCTGAAATATATGAAAAGATTTTACAAAATTTATTTTGCGATTGA
- the comGD gene encoding competence type IV pilus minor pilin ComGD, protein MRTKQYSAFTLIEMMLVLFTISVLLMTTLWSRSFMNVQMINEEHEIKQFITRLNYFKSKAIASQRSIALVFTNNSNVIQVVEEKGSKYKIKVPHGKITNIARINTLNFNRDGNINRFGSLTIAMNKATYKIILHIEKGRIRYVKI, encoded by the coding sequence TTGCGAACTAAACAATATAGTGCATTCACTCTAATTGAAATGATGTTGGTCTTATTTACCATTAGCGTTTTATTAATGACAACTTTATGGTCAAGAAGTTTTATGAACGTACAAATGATTAATGAAGAACATGAAATTAAACAATTCATTACTAGACTTAATTACTTTAAATCTAAAGCAATTGCATCTCAAAGATCGATAGCCTTAGTTTTTACAAATAATTCTAATGTTATCCAAGTTGTAGAAGAAAAAGGGAGTAAATATAAAATTAAAGTCCCTCACGGTAAAATCACTAATATTGCTAGAATTAATACGTTGAATTTCAATAGAGATGGAAATATTAACCGTTTTGGTTCTCTAACAATTGCAATGAATAAAGCTACTTATAAAATTATTTTACATATTGAAAAAGGACGTATTAGATATGTCAAAATTTAA
- the comGA gene encoding competence type IV pilus ATPase ComGA: protein MKMLFQEIVNYAIKHTASDIHFIPTEHHTLIKLRINDQLINYDTLAHAIYKKLLVYMKFKSGLDVSTQQLAQSGRYTYKLQNMYYLRISTLPLSLGNESCVIRIVPQYFQQRRDSYEFKDFKHLMNKKQGLLLFSGPTGSGKSTLMYQMVMHAYQNLNLNVISIEDPVEQLLDGITQISVNEKAGINYTNSFKAILRCDPDVILIGEIRDAYIAKCVIQASLSGHLVLTTLHANDCKGALLRLLEMGVTVQELCQSINLISNQRLITTQTNTHELVCEVMNQNQVEYFFEHNHELPNSFTKLATHLTNLSKEGVICEEVVNKYT from the coding sequence ATGAAAATGTTATTCCAAGAGATAGTTAATTATGCTATAAAGCACACTGCAAGTGATATACATTTTATTCCTACTGAGCACCATACTTTAATTAAACTAAGAATCAACGATCAACTTATTAATTACGATACACTGGCACATGCTATTTACAAAAAGTTACTTGTTTATATGAAGTTCAAATCAGGCTTAGATGTTTCGACCCAACAGCTAGCCCAAAGCGGAAGATATACTTATAAATTGCAAAATATGTATTACTTAAGAATCTCTACGCTACCTTTATCTTTAGGTAATGAAAGTTGCGTTATAAGAATCGTACCTCAATATTTCCAACAAAGACGTGACTCATATGAATTTAAAGATTTTAAGCACTTAATGAATAAAAAACAAGGATTATTACTTTTTAGTGGTCCAACTGGCTCTGGGAAAAGCACTTTAATGTATCAAATGGTAATGCATGCCTATCAAAATTTAAATTTAAATGTTATTTCAATTGAAGATCCTGTTGAGCAATTATTAGATGGGATAACTCAAATTTCAGTTAATGAAAAGGCCGGGATAAATTATACTAACTCTTTTAAAGCCATACTTAGATGTGACCCTGATGTCATTTTGATTGGAGAAATTCGTGATGCTTATATTGCTAAATGTGTTATACAAGCAAGTCTAAGTGGTCATTTAGTGCTTACAACTTTACATGCTAATGATTGTAAAGGGGCTTTACTTCGTCTACTAGAAATGGGTGTTACAGTGCAAGAATTATGTCAATCTATAAATTTAATATCTAATCAAAGACTTATCACCACACAAACTAATACGCATGAATTAGTTTGTGAAGTAATGAACCAAAATCAAGTAGAATACTTTTTTGAACACAATCATGAACTACCAAATAGCTTCACTAAGCTGGCTACACATCTAACTAATCTTTCTAAGGAAGGAGTAATTTGTGAAGAGGTTGTTAATAAGTATACTTAA
- the gcvPA gene encoding aminomethyl-transferring glycine dehydrogenase subunit GcvPA: protein MSHRYIPLTDQDKQEMLDTIGAKSISELFGDVPADILLDRNLNIAKGEAETSLVRRLNLLANRNITKETHASFLGAGVYDHYAPAVVDAMISRSEFYTAYTPYQPEISQGELQAIFEFQTLICELTDMDVANSSMYDGMTSFAEACILAFSQTKKNKIVVSKGLHYQALQVLHTYAKTCKEFEVVEIDLNGTITDLQKLEQAIDDDTAAVAVQYPNFYGSIEDLEKINSLIADKKALFIVYANPLALGLLTPPGTFGADIVVGDTQPFGISTQFGGPHCGYFATTKKLMRKVPGRLVGQTQDDEGNRGFVLTLQAREQHIRRDKATSNICSNQALNALASSIAMSALGKQGMYDIAVQNLKHANYAKQLFKHKGFEVLDGNSFNEFVVKFDEPIKEVNLKLADQGIIGGFDLSEVSDDFNNHMLVAVTELRTKEEIDNFVQKAGELNG from the coding sequence GTGAGTCATCGTTATATACCTTTAACAGATCAAGATAAACAAGAAATGCTAGATACTATTGGAGCAAAATCAATTTCAGAATTATTTGGTGATGTCCCAGCCGATATTTTATTAGATCGAAATTTAAATATTGCTAAGGGAGAGGCAGAAACTAGTTTAGTAAGAAGACTTAATCTTCTTGCCAATAGAAATATCACAAAAGAAACTCACGCTTCATTTTTAGGTGCTGGTGTATATGATCATTATGCTCCTGCAGTTGTAGATGCCATGATTTCTAGATCAGAATTTTATACTGCGTACACACCTTATCAACCTGAGATTTCTCAAGGTGAGTTACAAGCAATTTTTGAATTTCAAACTTTAATCTGTGAACTAACTGATATGGATGTTGCAAATTCATCTATGTATGATGGTATGACTAGTTTTGCTGAAGCTTGTATTTTAGCTTTCAGTCAGACTAAAAAGAATAAAATTGTTGTTTCAAAAGGTTTACACTATCAAGCTTTACAAGTTTTACATACTTACGCTAAAACATGTAAAGAGTTTGAAGTAGTTGAAATCGATTTAAATGGAACAATAACTGATTTACAAAAATTAGAACAAGCAATTGATGATGATACTGCCGCAGTTGCAGTACAATATCCAAATTTTTATGGTTCAATTGAAGATCTTGAAAAAATAAATAGTTTAATTGCAGATAAAAAAGCATTATTTATAGTATATGCTAACCCTCTAGCTTTAGGTCTTTTAACACCACCAGGTACTTTTGGAGCGGATATAGTTGTTGGAGATACTCAACCGTTCGGTATATCTACACAATTTGGTGGACCTCATTGCGGGTATTTTGCTACAACTAAAAAGTTAATGCGTAAAGTACCTGGACGTTTAGTAGGTCAAACTCAGGATGATGAAGGCAATCGTGGATTTGTACTAACTTTACAAGCTAGAGAGCAGCATATTAGAAGAGATAAAGCGACTTCAAATATATGTTCTAACCAAGCACTTAATGCACTTGCATCTTCAATTGCTATGTCAGCTCTTGGTAAACAAGGTATGTATGATATTGCTGTTCAAAATTTAAAACATGCTAATTATGCTAAACAACTATTTAAACATAAAGGCTTTGAGGTATTAGATGGTAATTCATTTAATGAATTTGTAGTTAAATTTGATGAACCTATTAAAGAAGTAAATTTAAAATTAGCTGACCAAGGTATTATTGGTGGTTTTGATTTAAGTGAAGTTTCTGATGACTTCAACAATCATATGCTAGTTGCCGTAACTGAATTAAGAACTAAAGAAGAAATTGATAATTTTGTTCAGAAAGCTGGTGAATTAAATGGTTAG
- a CDS encoding ComGF family competence protein: protein MKYNYIKRKYVEKIETLTLKHVFHLKIKAFTFVEILFALSVTLLCLSLTPNIINLTSYYLHLAKNNDDLDFEFFCRDILKDIQTSKYSPSKDNDSTIKIRKKDEEIRYIYNNKKIYKNINQRGNITLLNNVVFF from the coding sequence ATGAAATACAACTATATCAAAAGAAAATATGTGGAAAAGATAGAGACTTTAACATTAAAACATGTGTTTCATTTGAAAATTAAAGCCTTTACTTTCGTTGAAATACTCTTCGCATTATCAGTAACCTTATTATGTCTTTCTTTAACACCTAATATTATTAATCTCACTTCTTACTACCTACATTTAGCTAAAAATAATGATGATTTAGACTTTGAATTTTTTTGTAGAGATATTCTTAAAGATATACAAACTTCCAAGTATTCGCCAAGTAAAGATAATGATTCAACAATCAAAATTAGAAAAAAGGATGAGGAAATTAGATATATCTATAATAATAAAAAAATATATAAAAATATCAATCAGAGAGGTAACATCACTCTATTAAACAATGTAGTTTTTTTTTAA
- the gcvT gene encoding glycine cleavage system aminomethyltransferase GcvT yields MTTELKKTPLYQNYVDNGAKIVEFGGWAMPVQFTSIKEEHNAVRYEIGLFDVSHMGEIEITGNEAFNFVQYILSNDANNLTDTKAMYTALCNEEGGIIDDLVTYKLAENHFLLIVNAANTDKDFNWISKQSSNFDVNVNNSSNIYGQLAIQGPKARHLVNEHTDVDVSDMSMFEFKQDVKFFDKNIILSQSGYTGEDGFEIYCKSEDTADIWNQLLEYDVVPCGLGARDTLRLEAGLPLHGQDLTESITPYEGGIAFAAKPLIEEEFIGKSVLKDQKENGSTKRTVGLEIIGKGIARTGYEVFDLEGNHIGEVTSGTQSPSSGKSIALAIINRDAFEMGKEVLIQVRKRQVKAKIVKKNQITK; encoded by the coding sequence ATGACAACTGAACTTAAAAAGACACCTTTATATCAAAACTACGTTGATAATGGTGCGAAAATAGTTGAATTCGGTGGATGGGCTATGCCTGTTCAATTCACTAGTATTAAAGAAGAACATAACGCTGTGAGATATGAAATTGGTCTTTTTGATGTAAGCCACATGGGAGAGATAGAAATTACTGGTAATGAAGCATTTAACTTTGTTCAGTATATTTTATCAAATGATGCTAACAATCTTACAGATACTAAAGCAATGTATACAGCTTTATGTAATGAAGAAGGTGGTATTATAGATGACTTAGTTACATACAAGTTAGCAGAAAACCACTTTTTATTAATAGTAAATGCGGCAAATACTGATAAAGATTTTAATTGGATTTCTAAGCAAAGTAGCAATTTTGATGTTAATGTGAATAATTCTTCAAATATATATGGTCAACTTGCTATTCAAGGACCAAAAGCTAGACATCTTGTGAATGAACATACTGATGTGGATGTTAGTGACATGAGTATGTTTGAATTTAAACAAGATGTGAAGTTTTTTGATAAAAATATAATTCTTTCACAATCAGGATATACAGGGGAAGATGGTTTCGAAATTTATTGCAAATCTGAAGACACAGCAGACATTTGGAATCAATTATTAGAATATGACGTTGTTCCTTGTGGTTTAGGTGCTCGTGATACTTTACGCCTTGAGGCAGGTTTACCTCTACATGGTCAAGATTTAACAGAATCTATTACTCCTTATGAAGGAGGTATTGCTTTTGCTGCTAAACCTCTTATTGAAGAAGAATTTATTGGCAAATCTGTTCTTAAAGATCAAAAAGAAAATGGTTCCACTAAAAGAACTGTTGGATTAGAGATAATAGGTAAAGGTATTGCTAGAACAGGTTACGAAGTATTTGATTTAGAAGGTAACCACATTGGAGAGGTAACATCCGGAACTCAATCTCCCTCTTCAGGTAAATCTATCGCACTAGCTATTATAAATAGAGATGCATTCGAAATGGGTAAAGAAGTGCTTATACAAGTTCGTAAGCGCCAAGTTAAAGCAAAAATTGTTAAGAAAAATCAAATTACTAAATAA
- a CDS encoding MTH1187 family thiamine-binding protein, which produces MAIVDVVVIPVGTEGPSVSKYIAEIQTKLNEFKEEGKIDYQLTPMNTLIEGDLKDLFEVIQAIHELPFNKGLDRVCTNIRIDDRRDKSRKMNDKLKSVQKHLNNSGEQ; this is translated from the coding sequence ATGGCAATTGTAGATGTCGTAGTTATTCCAGTAGGAACAGAAGGTCCTAGCGTAAGCAAATATATAGCAGAAATACAAACTAAACTTAATGAATTTAAAGAAGAAGGTAAAATTGATTACCAACTAACACCAATGAACACACTTATCGAAGGTGATCTAAAGGACCTATTCGAAGTCATTCAAGCAATACATGAATTACCTTTTAACAAAGGGTTAGACAGAGTATGTACAAATATTCGAATTGATGATCGTCGCGATAAATCAAGAAAGATGAATGATAAACTCAAATCTGTTCAAAAACATTTAAATAATAGTGGTGAACAATAA